Proteins from a single region of Amycolatopsis sp. CA-230715:
- a CDS encoding GH92 family glycosyl hydrolase has protein sequence MAEMALKLSRTRAGALLAAAVVMAGSAVAAVPAVAAPDVVGGDLAQGDLAKFVNPFVGTRPGGEDHGTGGGAGNTFPGAVAPFGMVQWSPDTVKAQHGGYFYDDNRLKGFSLTHLSGAGCSTYEDIPFMPFAGEVTTSPATDPSRYTASFSHANEQATPGKYSVKFDSGVGVDLAATQRTGSGRFTYPAGAPSTLLVNTSGSVMGTQDAQISIGKDSISGWATSGKFCGSDSSYRVYFHAKFDTPFASIGTWKNGAVTPGKNTETGGAAAKVAKPSANTARAESLKPTDTTVSGPGSGGFVTFDNLNGAEVNVQVGLSFVSVDGAKANLKAENTKRSFDAVAAGARKAWNDKFNQIQVAGGTDAERRNFYTGLYHSLIQPNVFSDADGKYTGFDGRVHSAEKGHAMYTNFSGWDIYRSETQLLAMLAPKETSDIARSMIAYAEQGGSWDRWTVANDYTGVMNGDPYHIIVSTAYAFGARDFDANKALLLMLRGATQPTKGYTERPGLEDYMKLGYVPGAGADTLEYTSADFAIAQLARRLGDSATHQTFMKRAQNWQNLYNPATSHLQPRQASGAFSSPYDPASSAGWVEGNGAQYDWMVPYNVAGLTTAFGGNQAVTSRLDTFFTKLNAGTKEPYAFLGNEPNANTPWLYDFTGAPYKTQSIARRAMNELYNPNPEGLIGNDDLGQMSSWYVWAALGMYPEIPGRAEMVLNSPLFTKAVITTGLGKKITINGKGAATGSPYVTGLKVNGKDYSKPWLPEALISSGGTLDYTLSSTPDTKWGSAPSDAPPSFHESETASLSFVDPARVVAPAGSTAKASVGVQDLSGTARTWKYSTSTVDGITVAPSSGQIEVAAGAKARADVTVTVPPGTKEGTHQIPVTFTAAGQPATTAVLTVLVAEPGSWLAAVNNAGISPDAKPAAANFDGGGWSYSADALAAAGANPGGTVTVDGLAFKWPGTPLGEPDNVVASGQTVTVSGSGKLSFLGSGTNGKASGSVTITYTDGSTGKADIGFSDWTLGGGGDQPSFGNKIAVTTPYRNSGGGSPQQIKTHVFATAPIALAAGKTVQSVTLPTSVSGGALHVFAIAIG, from the coding sequence ATGGCTGAGATGGCTTTGAAGCTGTCCAGAACGCGGGCGGGCGCGCTACTCGCGGCGGCGGTGGTGATGGCGGGTTCGGCGGTCGCGGCCGTGCCCGCGGTCGCGGCACCGGACGTCGTCGGGGGCGACCTGGCACAGGGTGATTTAGCGAAGTTCGTGAACCCGTTCGTCGGGACAAGGCCCGGCGGCGAGGACCACGGCACCGGCGGGGGCGCGGGGAACACCTTCCCCGGCGCGGTGGCGCCGTTCGGCATGGTCCAGTGGAGCCCCGACACGGTGAAGGCGCAGCACGGCGGCTACTTCTACGACGACAACCGGCTCAAGGGGTTCAGCCTCACGCACCTTTCCGGCGCGGGCTGCTCCACCTACGAGGACATCCCGTTCATGCCGTTCGCCGGTGAGGTCACCACCTCGCCCGCGACCGACCCGTCCCGCTACACCGCGTCGTTCTCGCACGCCAACGAGCAGGCGACCCCCGGCAAGTACTCGGTGAAGTTCGACAGCGGCGTCGGCGTCGACCTCGCCGCCACCCAGCGCACCGGCTCCGGGCGCTTCACCTACCCGGCTGGCGCGCCGTCGACGCTGCTCGTCAACACCTCCGGCTCGGTGATGGGCACGCAGGACGCGCAGATCAGCATCGGCAAGGACAGCATCAGCGGCTGGGCGACCAGCGGGAAGTTCTGCGGAAGCGATTCGAGCTACCGCGTGTACTTCCACGCGAAGTTCGACACCCCGTTCGCCTCGATCGGCACCTGGAAGAACGGCGCGGTGACCCCGGGAAAGAACACCGAAACCGGTGGTGCGGCGGCGAAGGTCGCCAAGCCGAGCGCGAACACGGCGCGCGCCGAATCGCTCAAGCCGACCGACACCACGGTCAGCGGGCCGGGCAGCGGCGGCTTCGTGACGTTCGACAACCTCAACGGCGCCGAGGTCAACGTCCAAGTAGGACTGTCCTTTGTGTCCGTCGACGGCGCGAAGGCGAACCTGAAGGCGGAGAACACCAAGCGCTCCTTCGACGCCGTCGCCGCGGGGGCGCGCAAGGCGTGGAACGACAAGTTCAACCAGATCCAGGTGGCCGGTGGCACCGACGCGGAGCGCCGGAACTTCTACACCGGTCTCTACCACTCGCTGATCCAGCCGAACGTGTTCTCCGACGCGGACGGGAAGTACACCGGGTTCGACGGGCGCGTGCACAGCGCCGAAAAGGGCCACGCGATGTACACGAACTTCTCCGGCTGGGACATCTACCGCTCGGAGACCCAGCTCCTCGCGATGCTCGCGCCGAAGGAGACCTCGGACATCGCGCGGTCGATGATCGCCTACGCCGAACAGGGCGGGTCGTGGGACCGCTGGACCGTCGCGAACGACTACACCGGCGTGATGAACGGCGATCCGTACCACATCATCGTCTCGACCGCGTACGCCTTCGGCGCGCGTGACTTCGACGCGAACAAGGCGCTACTGCTGATGTTGCGCGGTGCGACGCAGCCGACGAAGGGCTACACCGAACGCCCCGGTCTTGAGGACTACATGAAGCTCGGGTACGTGCCGGGTGCCGGTGCGGACACGCTCGAATACACCAGCGCGGACTTCGCGATCGCGCAGCTCGCGCGCAGGCTCGGCGATTCCGCGACGCACCAGACGTTCATGAAGCGCGCCCAGAACTGGCAGAACCTGTACAACCCGGCCACCTCGCATCTCCAGCCGCGGCAGGCCTCCGGTGCGTTCTCGTCGCCGTACGACCCGGCGAGCTCGGCTGGCTGGGTCGAGGGCAACGGCGCGCAGTACGACTGGATGGTGCCGTACAACGTCGCCGGGCTCACCACGGCGTTCGGCGGCAACCAGGCCGTGACGTCGCGTTTGGACACTTTCTTCACCAAGCTCAACGCGGGCACCAAGGAGCCGTACGCGTTCCTCGGCAACGAGCCCAACGCGAACACCCCGTGGCTATACGACTTCACCGGCGCGCCCTACAAGACGCAGTCGATCGCGCGGCGGGCGATGAACGAGCTGTACAACCCGAACCCCGAGGGCCTGATCGGCAACGACGACCTCGGCCAGATGTCCTCGTGGTACGTGTGGGCCGCGCTCGGCATGTACCCGGAGATTCCTGGCCGCGCCGAGATGGTGCTCAACTCACCGCTGTTCACCAAGGCCGTAATCACCACCGGGCTCGGCAAGAAGATCACGATCAACGGCAAGGGCGCGGCGACCGGTTCGCCGTACGTCACCGGGCTGAAGGTCAACGGAAAGGACTACTCGAAGCCGTGGCTGCCGGAGGCGCTGATCTCGTCGGGTGGCACGCTCGACTACACACTTTCGTCCACACCGGACACGAAGTGGGGAAGCGCGCCGTCGGACGCGCCACCGTCCTTCCACGAGAGTGAGACCGCGAGCCTGTCCTTTGTGGATCCGGCGAGGGTGGTCGCGCCCGCGGGCAGCACTGCCAAGGCTTCGGTCGGCGTGCAGGACCTGTCCGGCACCGCGCGCACCTGGAAGTACAGTACATCCACTGTGGACGGAATCACGGTCGCGCCTTCTTCAGGGCAGATCGAAGTCGCGGCGGGTGCGAAGGCGCGCGCGGACGTCACCGTGACGGTTCCGCCCGGTACCAAGGAGGGCACGCACCAGATCCCGGTGACCTTCACCGCGGCCGGGCAGCCCGCCACGACTGCGGTGCTGACCGTGCTCGTCGCGGAACCGGGAAGCTGGCTCGCGGCGGTCAACAACGCGGGTATCTCACCGGACGCGAAACCGGCGGCGGCGAACTTCGATGGCGGCGGCTGGAGCTACTCGGCCGACGCGCTGGCCGCGGCGGGCGCCAACCCCGGCGGCACCGTGACGGTCGACGGGCTGGCGTTCAAGTGGCCGGGCACCCCGCTCGGCGAGCCGGACAACGTCGTCGCGAGTGGACAGACGGTGACCGTGTCCGGCTCCGGCAAGCTGTCGTTCCTCGGCTCCGGCACGAACGGCAAGGCCTCGGGCAGCGTCACCATCACCTACACCGACGGCAGCACCGGCAAGGCGGACATCGGGTTCTCCGACTGGACGCTCGGCGGTGGCGGCGACCAGCCGTCGTTCGGCAACAAGATCGCGGTGACCACGCCGTACCGGAACTCCGGCGGCGGTTCGCCGCAGCAGATCAAGACGCACGTGTTCGCGACGGCCCCGATCGCACTGGCCGCGGGCAAAACCGTGCAGAGCGTGACCCTGCCGACCTCGGTCTCGGGCGGCGCACTGCACGTCTTCGCCATCGCGATCGGCTGA